agaccgtgccaaatcaagaacacgagagagagagagagagattacacacatagctactagtacaaaccctcagccccgagggtggactactccctcctcatcatggtggccgctgggatgatgaagatgtgccacgaggagcccacaaggtaCCAGGGCGAGCCtgccccccctggcgcgccctggtgccttgtggggccctcctggctcttctggccctcccacgaagctccTAGTGCCTCGTTTCTtcccaaaaaaatcgtcaaaaagtttcgctgcatttggagaactttgatttctacacaaaaaacaacaccacggtagttctgctgaaaacagcgtcagtccaggttagttccatttaaatcatataaaattgcacccaaaccatataaaattattgtaaacatggcatgaatacttcataaattatagatatgttggagacgtatcactccatcTTGAACATATTTGGTTAGACATTGAGATAAAACTTGATGGCTTCATTAGATACATCCAAAGACAAAGTAGTATCCTCACTTGGCAAGAGACCCCGAGAGTAAAACCCTAGGCCCTGTGGGCACAGGGGGCAGagaccccatgcacacggggtATCCCGATAGTTTAACACtcgaccccgtgtgcacggggtcggGAAGCCCGTGCGCAAAGGGTGTCCAGAAATATTCCCCTGgaccccgtgtgcatggggtaagCAAAGAGGATACCATGAGTACTTCTTCCAGAGGCTTTTGATTGCACTCTTCCCAAATAAATCCAACATGCTTCATGCATAACTATGGAACATTTCTTCATATAAGATACAATGaccttgatgctccataggaattgtcattcaaTACCAAAACTTAGAGCAAATCTTCTTCTTTATGGCAATCAACCTTGAGGCACCACCCATGTGATATTCCTTCAAATATATCTGAGTGAAAGTATAAGTACATAGAGATTATCATTAATTACCACAACACAcataggggctacatgccctttcacaCAGGACTTAAGTGGCAAGAGTAAAATTCTTGGGGATTCTGGTTGAGAATTTGTAACGATTATCCCTAAACTCAATGTGACTCTTGGATTCACCAAAATACCTATGAAGTATAAACTAAGAGATCGATGGAGCAAACCACTTAAAGATATAAAATTAGGGATCAATATTGATCTTTCCACTCACAAATGGGATGCATTTCTCAAAATAAACTTTATAAACTATTAATCCTTGTCGTTTGATCATCAAAACCCAACAGAGGGACATAAGATGCACTTTCACTCATGGAGCGGTTCGACTTTGGTGTCACGCTGAACAACAGAGCAGTATCGTGCCACTCCAGCAGCTTTGTCGCCATGATAAGGTgtgaggagccccccccccccccacacacacacacacaaaaacaaccTGACAAGTCTATGGCTGATTGGGAGTGAAATCCCTCCCAAATTTACCTCTTGAGGGGGTTAACGGCAAGTTGAGCATGTGAGCTTGGCTACACGAATATGGATGTATGTGGGGTGTTGCGGTAAAATTGATTAGCATGATGTAGGATGCGGAAATGAGGGTCCCATGGGGCGACGATTCTGGGGAGAAATCGATATCGGCCAACACTTAATGATGGGTAAAATAGGCGGTTTTTCATGTCCATCAATAACTCCTTGATCTTTTCGatgtttttcttaaaaaaaatgacCTCTGGTTTGCCGCCTACAAAAGAAAGAGAGCTATGACACCTTACCTTCGAACGTCTGGCAGATCCAAAGTGGATGTCTTACCGTTCTTTCCATTTTTCACAACAATTATTTTGAGAATGGGTGGAGTCCACATACCCCCACTCAGGCGCCTTCGGTTTCCTTTTTCACATTTGTTCGTTTTAGAACCGATCGAGTCAACCCCCTCCCCGCGTCGTCGACTGGGTAGAGGATCCATTTCTTTTTTCACCTCCGTTATTTTGAGAACTGGCGAAGTCcaccccctcccctttccttcggCAGAGTAGAGGCTTGTTTCCTTTTCACGACCGTTTTTCGTGAatggaagcccccccccccctcgtcttCGGCGGGTCAAAGGGTCCGTTTCTGTTTGTCACGCATGTTTTTTTAGAACATGGCGTAAAAAAAGATCCGCAATTTATTGAGCACGTAATGATTTTGCTATTCCTAAATCGATcgagaaaattaataaaaaaatcacCGGTTAAATACCATCCGATCTAGACACGAGATACATGCAAAGTGTAGACGTGTACAAAATGTTCTTAACGGTCATTTTCTTTAGAGAACGGGCCTATTTCTAAGTCACTATACTCACTTCACTTGCAACGAATAAAACCGAACGCTAGACGGAACAGCACCGGTGCCTTGGAATAGAGTAGACCAGGGTGCGGCCGGGGCCGTACCGCACCGTTTCCCACCCGCGTCCCAAATAAATCCATCCATCCGTCCGGGCATTACAGCATCGCCCAACCACTCCTCCAGTCCcgtcctccctctccctcttgagCGAGCGAGCCAACCAAGGCGACAAAAATCCAAGCTGCAGTGCACGCTCCAGCAATCCGAACCCACCCAACCACCGCACGCTCCGCGGATCCTCCTCGTGCCCCGCTCGCGATCTGCCTCCGCGAGCCCAACCACCCCTCGCCGGAGATGCGCGCCTGGTGATccggaggggaggagagggccgatGAGGTGCAAGCTCCACCCGTACGCGAACGCGCTCGGCGTCTGCGCGCCCTGCCTCCGCGACCGCCTCCTCGTGCTCGCCGCCGAGCGCGACCGGGCCGGGGCCGGGGCCAGCAGCGGCGCcgactgcagcagcagcagcagccggggcagctcgcccgcgCGCGGGCGCGCCGCGtcgcccttcgccgccgccgccgccgccccggcgcagCAGCACCGGCGCTCTGACGCCTGCGCCTACACGTCGTCCCGCCACAGCCACAGCCACCGGCCCGAGCTCCTCTTCTTCAGCACGCCGCAGGTCGgccccgccacccgcgccgccgacGACGAGCCCCGGGAGAGCGAGCGGAAGAAGTCCTTCCACCGGAGGCGGTCCTTCCTGGCGGCGCTCTtcggcggagggcggcgcggcggccgggagGAGGAGAGCGAGAGCAAGAAGGACCCGCCCCGGCGGTCCACCTCGTGGCTGTCGGCCATAGTCCGCCGCAAGCGGAGGCCGGacgcgtcatcgtcgtcgtcgctgccgcggCCGGTGGACGAGGAGCCCGAGTCCCCAGGAGGCAGCACGAGCAGCAGCTGGTGGTTCCCATCGCCCTCCCCGGCCAGGCACCATCACCACCCCCAGCGGCGCAGCAGGCCGGGCGGATCAGGCGCCAGCGGCGACGGGATCTCGGGGTTCGCGGTGTGCCTGAGCCCGCTTGTCCGCCCCAGCTCGGGCGGTCCTCGCCGGCGGTGCCAGCAGCCGGACCCGTCGACCCTGGGCGAGAGCCACCGGCGGCACCTGTCGGCCAGCAGCGCGGCGTCCTTCGGCCGCAACACCTCCCGGAAGCTGGCCGACATGGGCAGGTTCCGGTGACGTGGCCGCCGCTCCGCTCCGGCCGGCAAACCGCCTCCTCTTTTCCCCCGTCAGAAATCGTCACCTTGTCCTCCTCCCGCAAAATTTGACCTTTTGCTGATGCGCCATGCGCTGTCACGGCCCGCTGAGAGACGACGAGAGAAAGATAATCAAATGAAGCTGTTTTGTTTTTCAGTTTCTTGTTTGAACGGGAGCAGAGCAGAACAGCGCAGCTTGTGTCAATTACGACGAGACGACCTGGGCGGCCAGGCCCAGCTCAGGTCACCTCATTTCTTTTGTTTGAACGTGTGTTCTCTGACCTCTGACACCTACGACTTCAATTTTGTTCCGCTCTGCCCTCCCATTTATTTACGTGCGGCTGTATTGCTTCGAGAGCCCGTGCCTGTGTTTTTCCATTCATGTTTCGAATTCTCGGGAGGTGGAAGACGACTGTTAGCGGCATTGTTTAGCTGCTTGCACCACGAGCAAGAAGAAGAAGCTTCTCCCGGTCCCGGGCAATGCGTGTGTCAGTCAGTATGTTTtactagtatttttttatataaaaggtGGATAAAGCCTTGTACTGGACATTGGCAAGGCGAGGGCAGTGATTAGCTTAGCACGCCTCCTCCTCCCTTGGGAACTGAGATGGCATCGAGCTCGAGTGAGAGAAGCTGGACTCCTGGAGAGGGTGAGATGATGAaggatacataaaggataaacaggATGAAACGGAAAGCAATGGGCGCATCACATCACCATTAGGATGATGATAATGCGATGCGACGCCATGGCTGGTCGTAACAAAAAGAAAAGCATATCCCTTCTCCTCCTCGACGTGGCTCCCCTGGCTACAACGACGTCCTCTGTGCTTCCCGTCTACCCACGTAGCACTATTACTACGacattgtgtgtgtgcgcgcgcgctccGGTCATCTAGGCAGCACAAAACACCACAAAAGCGGGGGCGCCTCTTTCCTCGCGGCCAAGACTGCAAATTCCCACGCCTTTCTTTGTTTGATCGGACAGCCGATGCCAAAAAGAGCCCGTAGAGCACGCGGCCTTGGCCTAGGAGCAAGCTCCCGATTCCTACTCATCACAAAACTACAGCTACGCCACTCCAGTAAAAAGACACCAACCAAGCGCATCACAGCACCACTCAAGTGCTATCTATCATAATACCGCTGCTGCAACGGACCGAGTAAAAAAAATATACGGTAATGCTAACTGGCAAATGTTTGCTGGGAAGGAACTCCCAAAGACGCCCTCGCAGCAGTTTTGGGGAAAAAATTGTCTTCTCTACGAAGAAATTGTCATGCTAGTCTGAATAAATTGCCACCCCCTTGCTCAAAACAAATAGATTCAGGCAGCACAACAACAAGCGTAGCTACCAGCAAGCAGTAAATAATTCCAACCGTTCAAGCAAGAAGGGAATAACCAAAACCATGAGACCCATCACTGCTTCACTGTAAAAAATAGACGACCGTTTCACCAAAGATACGCCAGCATCGGAACGCAAAGGATAGATGACCCGGCCATCAAGTATATGTTTACGCTTTCCCTCTAGAGAATGCGAACATATCCAAAAGCAGATGTGTGAAGTGCGTGGTGTGTTTTCTACGCCCTTCCCCCCAAATGTCCTTGTCAGGAAAATCAGTGGGAAGGGAAATGCCCGGCAACTCGCTCATCTTGCTAGGGCCTTCATTTCCTTTCAGTATTGTTATAACAAGGCGCATAAGTCAACTGCGCAGTGCAGACAGTGTGCACTGGGCATGCAGCAAACGCAACGGCCAGGTGCCCAGCTTTTCGGCGCTGAAAGAAACTTCCATCCACCACAAGAGGGCCTACCGTGAAACAACT
This DNA window, taken from Triticum aestivum cultivar Chinese Spring chromosome 1D, IWGSC CS RefSeq v2.1, whole genome shotgun sequence, encodes the following:
- the LOC123181637 gene encoding filaggrin, translating into MRCKLHPYANALGVCAPCLRDRLLVLAAERDRAGAGASSGADCSSSSSRGSSPARGRAASPFAAAAAAPAQQHRRSDACAYTSSRHSHSHRPELLFFSTPQVGPATRAADDEPRESERKKSFHRRRSFLAALFGGGRRGGREEESESKKDPPRRSTSWLSAIVRRKRRPDASSSSSLPRPVDEEPESPGGSTSSSWWFPSPSPARHHHHPQRRSRPGGSGASGDGISGFAVCLSPLVRPSSGGPRRRCQQPDPSTLGESHRRHLSASSAASFGRNTSRKLADMGRFR